A region of Bacillus cabrialesii DNA encodes the following proteins:
- the fdhF gene encoding formate dehydrogenase subunit alpha has protein sequence MAEQKTITINGVEMEASEEQTVLQLLNNSSIEVPQVCYHPSLGPIETCDTCIVSINGELKRSCSAELKDGDVIDTLSPDVKKAQIIGMDKILYNHELYCTVCDYNNGGCEIHNTVKEMKINHQSIPFDQKPYHKDESHPFYRYDPDQCILCGRCVEACQDVQVTETLTIDWDRKRPRVIWDNDVPINESSCVSCGHCSTVCPCNAMMEKGMEGEAGYLTGINNETLRPMIEITKGVETGYGSILAISDMESAMRDERIKKTKTVCTYCGVGCSFDVWTKGRDILKVEPQEEAPANGISTCVKGKFGWDFVNSEERLTKPLIREGDRFREAEWEEALSLIASKFTDVKEEFGPDSLAFITSSKCTNEESYLMQKLARGIIGTNNVDNCSRYCQSPATAGLFRTVGYGGDSGSITDIGQADLVLIIGSNTSESHPVLSTRIKRAHKLRGQKVIVADIRKHEMAERSDLFVQPRAGSDIVWLNAIAKYLIENGKADERFLRERVNGRDEYVKSLAPYTLEYAEEKTGIDQETLIQMAEMIGQADSVCALWAMGVTQHIGGSDTSTAISNLLLVTGNYGKPGAGSYPLRGHNNVQGASDFGSMPDRLPGYEKVTDEQVRQKYERAWGVPLPKEPGMTNHEMIEKIHSGQLKAMYVKGEEMGLVDSNINHVHAAYEKLDFFVVQDIFLSRTAEFANVVLPASPSLEKEGTFTNTERRIQRLYQVFEPLGESKPDWQIIMEVANKLGAGWHYEHPGDIMEEAAMLSPIYAGVNYECLEGYNSLQWPVSADGKDSPLLFTDRFPFPDGKAILYPVQWTEPEEFGEEYDIHVNNGRLLEHFHEGNLTYKSKGISKKTPEVFLEISPELAAERGIQDGTLVRLTSPFGNVKVKCLITDRVKGKEVYLPMNDSGEAAINLLTGSHADKDTDTPAYKETSAKMEILKREGTNPLPKINHRNGNPQPQIGVQIQKKWARKDYIFPGDAVKRGIGHNG, from the coding sequence GAATAACAGTTCGATTGAAGTGCCGCAAGTTTGCTATCATCCAAGCTTAGGACCGATCGAAACATGCGATACGTGCATCGTCAGCATCAATGGCGAGCTGAAGAGATCGTGCTCAGCTGAATTAAAGGATGGGGATGTCATCGACACGCTCTCGCCTGATGTCAAAAAAGCGCAGATCATCGGGATGGACAAGATTTTATATAATCATGAGCTTTATTGCACAGTTTGCGATTACAACAACGGGGGATGCGAAATACATAATACGGTGAAGGAAATGAAAATCAATCACCAAAGCATCCCGTTTGACCAGAAGCCTTACCATAAGGATGAATCTCATCCATTTTACCGGTACGATCCAGATCAATGCATTTTGTGCGGCCGCTGTGTCGAAGCGTGCCAGGACGTTCAGGTTACTGAAACGCTGACTATTGACTGGGATCGGAAACGCCCGCGCGTCATTTGGGATAATGATGTGCCGATCAATGAATCGTCATGTGTGTCTTGCGGGCACTGTTCAACTGTCTGTCCGTGTAACGCGATGATGGAAAAAGGAATGGAAGGGGAAGCCGGATATTTAACAGGAATCAATAACGAAACGCTGCGTCCGATGATCGAAATCACAAAAGGCGTTGAGACAGGATACGGCTCGATTCTCGCTATTTCTGATATGGAATCCGCCATGCGTGATGAACGAATCAAGAAAACGAAAACCGTCTGCACGTATTGCGGAGTCGGCTGCAGCTTTGATGTCTGGACAAAGGGCAGAGACATACTGAAAGTCGAGCCGCAGGAGGAAGCGCCGGCCAACGGCATTTCCACCTGTGTGAAAGGAAAGTTCGGCTGGGATTTTGTAAATAGCGAGGAACGGCTGACAAAGCCGCTGATCCGCGAAGGCGATCGTTTCCGTGAAGCGGAATGGGAGGAAGCGTTATCTCTGATCGCCAGCAAGTTCACGGATGTAAAAGAAGAGTTTGGCCCGGATTCACTTGCCTTTATTACCTCTTCTAAATGTACAAACGAAGAATCCTATCTCATGCAAAAGCTGGCCAGAGGAATCATCGGCACAAATAATGTGGATAACTGTTCGCGCTATTGCCAATCTCCTGCGACTGCCGGCCTGTTTCGGACAGTCGGTTACGGCGGTGACTCAGGATCAATTACAGATATCGGGCAAGCGGATCTTGTTTTGATTATCGGTTCGAACACGTCAGAATCGCATCCGGTCTTGTCCACTCGCATTAAACGGGCTCATAAGCTGAGAGGACAGAAAGTCATCGTAGCCGATATCAGAAAACACGAAATGGCAGAGCGCTCCGATTTATTTGTTCAGCCGCGTGCCGGATCGGATATCGTCTGGCTGAACGCCATCGCCAAATATTTGATTGAAAATGGCAAAGCCGATGAGCGCTTTTTGCGTGAAAGAGTAAATGGACGGGATGAATATGTGAAAAGCCTGGCACCATACACCCTTGAATATGCTGAGGAGAAAACCGGGATTGATCAAGAAACCCTGATCCAAATGGCGGAGATGATTGGCCAAGCTGACAGTGTGTGCGCATTGTGGGCAATGGGCGTGACACAGCATATTGGCGGAAGCGACACGAGCACGGCAATCTCAAATTTGCTGCTTGTGACAGGAAACTATGGGAAGCCGGGTGCAGGCTCTTACCCATTGCGCGGCCATAATAACGTGCAGGGAGCAAGTGACTTCGGAAGCATGCCTGACAGACTGCCGGGCTATGAAAAAGTGACCGACGAACAAGTCCGCCAAAAATACGAGCGGGCGTGGGGTGTGCCGCTGCCGAAGGAGCCGGGCATGACCAACCATGAAATGATCGAAAAAATCCATTCCGGCCAGCTCAAAGCAATGTATGTAAAAGGTGAAGAAATGGGTCTGGTCGATTCGAATATCAATCATGTGCACGCCGCCTATGAAAAGCTTGATTTCTTTGTGGTGCAGGATATTTTCCTTTCACGTACAGCCGAGTTTGCTAATGTTGTTCTTCCTGCGAGCCCGAGCCTTGAAAAAGAAGGAACCTTTACAAACACAGAACGCCGAATTCAGCGGCTGTATCAGGTGTTTGAACCGCTGGGCGAATCAAAGCCCGACTGGCAGATTATTATGGAGGTAGCCAATAAGCTTGGCGCCGGCTGGCACTATGAGCACCCTGGAGACATTATGGAGGAGGCAGCCATGCTGTCGCCGATTTATGCCGGCGTCAACTATGAATGCCTTGAAGGCTACAATTCCTTGCAATGGCCTGTAAGCGCTGATGGAAAGGATTCGCCTTTACTCTTTACAGATCGCTTCCCTTTCCCGGACGGCAAGGCTATTCTCTACCCTGTTCAGTGGACAGAGCCTGAAGAGTTCGGTGAGGAATATGACATCCACGTCAACAATGGGCGGCTCTTAGAGCATTTCCACGAAGGGAATCTGACCTACAAATCAAAAGGGATCTCGAAGAAAACACCGGAAGTGTTCTTAGAAATATCTCCTGAACTAGCGGCAGAGCGGGGAATTCAGGACGGAACCCTTGTCAGACTCACATCGCCTTTCGGAAATGTCAAAGTGAAGTGCCTGATCACTGATCGTGTCAAAGGGAAGGAAGTGTATTTGCCAATGAACGATTCAGGAGAAGCGGCGATTAACCTGTTGACAGGCAGTCATGCCGATAAGGATACTGATACGCCTGCATACAAAGAAACATCGGCCAAAATGGAAATTTTGAAGCGTGAAGGAACCAATCCGCTCCCTAAGATCAATCACCGCAACGGCAATCCGCAGCCGCAAATCGGTGTGCAGATACAAAAGAAATGGGCGCGGAAGGATTATATTTTCCCTGGCGACGCAGTGAAAAGGGGGATTGGGCATAATGGCTAA
- a CDS encoding uroporphyrinogen-III synthase: MGKGLHGKRVAIGGSRKTEEISTIIEKQGGTPVIRPLQGTVYLAEKQVEPDLRTFVEEKADWVIFTTGIGTETLVDTAEKIGLKDEFLQAIRQAKAACRGYKTLAALKKLGITPEASDEDGTTRGLIRSLEPHDFSGKTVMVQLHGEKAPALIAFLEEKGASVLPILPYQHIPPEKGTVERLCRELMNGEIDAVCFTTAIQVRSLFDFAKERGYINEIKAVFEERAIAAAVGKVTAEALREEGITRLLAPEIERMGAMIVELSKYYEEKE; the protein is encoded by the coding sequence ATGGGAAAAGGGTTACATGGAAAGCGCGTGGCGATCGGGGGCTCCCGAAAAACCGAAGAGATCAGCACGATTATTGAAAAACAGGGCGGAACTCCTGTCATCCGGCCTCTCCAAGGAACGGTTTACTTAGCGGAGAAGCAGGTAGAGCCGGACTTGCGAACGTTTGTCGAGGAAAAAGCGGACTGGGTCATTTTCACGACAGGCATCGGCACGGAGACTCTTGTCGATACGGCAGAGAAAATCGGTCTGAAAGACGAGTTTTTGCAGGCGATTCGCCAGGCGAAAGCGGCATGCCGGGGATACAAAACGCTGGCTGCGCTGAAAAAGCTTGGGATCACACCCGAAGCTTCAGATGAAGACGGGACAACAAGAGGCTTAATCCGTTCCTTGGAACCTCACGACTTTTCAGGAAAAACAGTCATGGTGCAGCTTCATGGAGAAAAAGCGCCGGCTCTCATCGCATTTCTTGAAGAAAAGGGCGCGTCTGTCCTGCCGATTCTGCCTTATCAGCACATCCCGCCAGAGAAGGGAACGGTGGAGCGGTTATGCCGGGAGCTGATGAACGGCGAGATCGACGCTGTTTGTTTTACAACGGCAATTCAGGTTCGTTCCCTGTTTGATTTTGCCAAGGAGCGCGGCTATATCAATGAAATAAAGGCTGTATTCGAAGAGCGCGCTATCGCTGCGGCTGTCGGAAAAGTGACTGCTGAAGCACTGCGGGAAGAAGGCATCACGAGACTGCTTGCGCCCGAGATCGAGCGGATGGGCGCGATGATTGTTGAGCTGTCCAAGTATTATGAAGAAAAGGAATAA
- a CDS encoding DUF1641 domain-containing protein encodes MAKAIKRIQKIEVTEEDQRKRDLREIEDALVDHKEAILETLHMLGHMNERGVLPLLRGLFGQGDKVLDILVKKADTEETANTLKNLLLLFGTLGMLDVKQLEPLILKVNAGVASAVEQKNSEEKTGYFDIIRSLKDPEINKSITLLFSFLKGMGQDTNELERTTQPPEHQKHHQEPREKRGMNKRD; translated from the coding sequence ATGGCTAAAGCGATTAAACGAATTCAGAAAATCGAGGTAACGGAAGAGGATCAGCGAAAGCGTGATTTGCGAGAAATTGAAGATGCTCTAGTCGATCATAAAGAAGCGATTCTCGAAACCTTGCATATGCTGGGCCATATGAACGAGCGCGGTGTCCTGCCGTTGCTCCGCGGCCTTTTTGGGCAAGGTGATAAAGTTCTTGATATCCTGGTGAAAAAGGCAGATACAGAGGAAACGGCCAACACGCTTAAAAATCTGCTTCTTCTGTTTGGGACGCTCGGCATGCTGGACGTGAAACAGCTGGAGCCTCTTATTTTGAAAGTGAATGCAGGTGTGGCAAGCGCTGTGGAACAGAAAAACAGCGAAGAAAAGACAGGTTATTTTGATATTATCCGCTCGCTCAAAGACCCGGAAATCAACAAATCAATTACACTGCTCTTTTCCTTTTTAAAAGGAATGGGACAAGACACCAATGAGCTGGAACGCACGACGCAGCCTCCGGAGCACCAAAAACACCATCAGGAACCCCGAGAGAAAAGAGGAATGAATAAGCGAGATTGA
- a CDS encoding macrolide family glycosyltransferase, with the protein MKKHHISMINIPAYGHVNPTLALVEKLCEKGHRVTYATTEEFAPAVQKAGGEALIYHTSLNIDPKQIRERIEKNETTLNLLKESLSILPQLEELYQDDQPDMVIYDFIALAGKLFADKLNVPVVKLCSSYAQNESFQFGSEEMLKKIREAEAEFKAYLEQEQLPAVSFEQLAVPEALNIVFMPKSFQIQNETFDDRFCFVGPSLGKRTAQESLSIEKDDRPVMLISLGTAFNAWPEFYKMCIDAFRESSWQVIMSVGKTIDPESLGDIPDHFTIRQSVPQLEVLEKADLFISHGGMNSTMEAMNAGVPLVVIPQMYEQELTAKRVDDLGLGVYLPTEEVTVSRLQEAVQAVSGDREVLSRVKNMQKDVKEAGGAERAAAAIEAFMKKSAVPQ; encoded by the coding sequence ATGAAAAAACACCATATTTCGATGATCAATATCCCGGCGTACGGGCATGTCAATCCTACGCTTGCATTAGTGGAGAAGCTGTGTGAGAAAGGGCATCGTGTTACGTATGCGACGACTGAGGAGTTTGCGCCCGCTGTTCAGAAAGCAGGTGGAGAAGCATTGATCTATCATACTTCCTTGAATATTGATCCTAAGCAAATCAGGGAGAGGATTGAAAAGAATGAAACGACGCTCAACCTTTTGAAAGAATCACTTAGCATTCTTCCGCAGCTTGAGGAGTTATATCAGGATGATCAGCCAGATATGGTCATCTATGATTTTATCGCGCTGGCGGGAAAATTGTTTGCAGACAAGCTTAATGTACCAGTTGTCAAGCTTTGTTCATCATATGCCCAAAATGAATCCTTTCAGTTCGGAAGTGAAGAGATGCTGAAAAAAATAAGAGAAGCAGAGGCTGAATTTAAAGCTTATTTGGAGCAAGAGCAATTGCCGGCTGTTTCTTTTGAGCAATTAGCTGTGCCGGAAGCATTAAATATCGTCTTTATGCCGAAGTCTTTTCAGATTCAGAACGAGACGTTTGATGACCGTTTCTGTTTTGTCGGCCCATCTCTTGGAAAACGGACGGCACAGGAAAGCTTGTCGATTGAAAAGGATGATCGCCCGGTTATGCTGATTTCATTGGGAACGGCGTTTAACGCATGGCCGGAATTTTACAAGATGTGCATTGACGCATTTAGGGAGTCTTCATGGCAAGTGATCATGTCGGTCGGGAAAACGATAGATCCTGAGAGCCTGGGAGATATCCCTGATCACTTTACCATTCGCCAAAGCGTGCCGCAGCTTGAGGTATTGGAGAAAGCCGATTTGTTTATTTCTCATGGCGGGATGAACAGTACGATGGAGGCGATGAATGCAGGTGTGCCCCTTGTCGTTATTCCGCAAATGTATGAGCAGGAGCTCACCGCAAAGCGTGTCGATGATTTAGGGCTCGGCGTTTATTTGCCGACAGAAGAAGTGACGGTTTCCAGGCTGCAGGAAGCGGTACAGGCTGTATCCGGCGATCGAGAGGTGCTCAGCCGCGTCAAGAATATGCAAAAGGATGTAAAAGAAGCAGGCGGAGCGGAGCGTGCGGCTGCTGCGATTGAAGCGTTTATGAAAAAATCCGCTGTGCCGCAGTAA
- the yjiB gene encoding monooxygenase YjiB, protein MNVLNRRQALQRALLNGKNKQDAYHPFPWYESMRKEAPVSFDEENQVWSVFLYDDVKKVIGDKELFSSYMPQQSSSIGNSIINMDPPRHTQIRSVVNKAFTPRVMKQWEPRIQEITDELIRKFQGQSEFDLVHDFSYPLPVIVISELLGVPSEHMDQFKEWSDLLVSTPKDKSEEAEKAFLEERNKCEEELAAFFAGIIEEKRNKPGQDIISILVEAEETGEKLTGEELIPFCTLLLVAGNETTTNLISNAMYSILETPDIYDDLRSHPELMPQAVEEALRFRAPAPVLRRIAKRDTEIGGRLIKKDDMVLAFVASANRDEAKFDRPHMFDIRRHPNPHIAFGHGVHFCLGAPLARLEANIALTSLISAFSHMECVSITPIENSVIYGLKSFRVKM, encoded by the coding sequence ATGAATGTGTTAAACCGCCGGCAAGCCTTGCAGCGAGCGCTGCTCAATGGAAAAAACAAACAGGACGCTTATCATCCGTTTCCGTGGTACGAATCGATGAGAAAGGAAGCCCCTGTTTCCTTTGATGAAGAAAATCAAGTATGGAGCGTTTTTCTTTATGATGATGTCAAAAAAGTCATTGGGGATAAAGAGCTGTTTTCCAGTTATATGCCGCAGCAGTCCAGCTCTATTGGAAATTCCATCATTAACATGGACCCGCCGAGGCATACGCAAATCCGTTCTGTCGTGAATAAAGCGTTCACGCCGCGTGTGATGAAGCAGTGGGAGCCGAGAATTCAGGAAATCACAGATGAACTGATTCGAAAATTTCAGGGGCAGAGCGAGTTTGATCTTGTTCACGATTTTTCATACCCGCTTCCGGTGATCGTGATATCTGAGCTGCTGGGAGTGCCTTCGGAGCATATGGATCAGTTTAAAGAATGGTCTGATCTTCTGGTCAGCACACCGAAGGATAAAAGTGAAGAGGCTGAAAAAGCCTTTTTGGAAGAACGAAACAAGTGCGAGGAAGAACTGGCCGCGTTTTTTGCCGGCATCATAGAAGAAAAGCGGAACAAACCGGGACAGGACATCATTTCCATTTTAGTGGAAGCGGAAGAAACAGGCGAGAAGCTGACCGGAGAAGAGCTGATTCCGTTTTGCACGCTGCTCTTGGTGGCCGGGAATGAAACCACCACAAACCTGATTTCAAACGCGATGTACAGCATATTAGAAACGCCGGATATATACGATGACCTGCGCAGCCATCCTGAACTGATGCCTCAGGCAGTCGAGGAGGCCCTGCGTTTCAGGGCGCCTGCACCGGTTTTAAGGCGTATTGCCAAACGAGATACAGAGATCGGGGGGCGTCTCATTAAAAAAGACGATATGGTTCTGGCTTTTGTGGCATCGGCAAATCGCGATGAAGCGAAGTTTGACAGGCCGCACATGTTTGATATCCGCCGCCATCCCAATCCGCATATCGCGTTTGGACACGGCGTCCATTTTTGTCTTGGAGCGCCGCTTGCCCGTCTTGAAGCAAATATCGCGTTAACGTCTTTGATTTCTGCTTTTTCTCATATGGAATGCGTCAGTATTACACCGATTGAAAACAGCGTGATATACGGATTAAAGAGCTTCCGTGTGAAAATGTAA
- a CDS encoding ABC transporter permease, which yields MDYLSLSLTMIFVLIALFLSKSFKAGVEKDMIIATIRAAVQLLVIGYVLSLIFRGDHPVFILLMVLLMLAVAAQNVIKRKKNTIGSFWRVFAALAIVEIVTQGILLSLHIIPLTARYVIPISGMVIGNSMVLSSLFLNRLSSEVGVRKEEIQLILSLGGTPKQSIQRILTSAMKMSMIPTLESQKTLGLVQLPGMMTGQILAGADPIQAVRFQLLIVFTTMASAALTCVILSVLTYPSLFTAHQQLKVNQ from the coding sequence ATGGATTACCTTTCTCTCTCTTTAACAATGATCTTTGTTTTGATCGCCTTGTTTTTATCAAAATCCTTTAAAGCAGGCGTAGAAAAAGACATGATCATTGCCACGATCCGGGCCGCGGTACAGCTGCTTGTCATTGGTTATGTACTGTCGCTGATTTTTCGAGGAGACCATCCTGTTTTTATTCTGCTGATGGTGCTGTTAATGCTGGCGGTGGCGGCGCAAAATGTCATTAAACGAAAGAAAAATACAATCGGTTCGTTTTGGAGGGTGTTCGCCGCGTTAGCGATTGTAGAAATTGTAACGCAGGGAATTCTGCTGTCTCTTCACATCATTCCGCTTACGGCCCGATATGTCATTCCGATCAGCGGCATGGTCATCGGAAATTCCATGGTGCTCTCGAGCCTGTTTTTAAACCGGCTCAGCTCAGAAGTCGGAGTGCGCAAAGAAGAAATTCAATTAATATTGTCTCTAGGCGGCACACCGAAGCAATCCATACAGCGTATTCTTACTTCCGCGATGAAAATGAGTATGATCCCGACGCTGGAAAGCCAGAAAACACTGGGGCTTGTTCAGCTTCCAGGCATGATGACAGGCCAGATTCTAGCCGGCGCGGACCCGATTCAGGCGGTTCGCTTTCAGCTCTTAATCGTGTTTACAACGATGGCCTCCGCCGCGCTAACATGTGTGATCTTAAGCGTGCTGACATACCCGTCATTATTCACCGCGCATCAGCAGCTGAAAGTGAATCAGTGA
- a CDS encoding DUF4352 domain-containing protein: protein MKKVLLLLFVLTIGFALSACSQSSDASEKEKPKEKKSQEELEKELDKELKKGGEPKIKKDDQIHKIGETFKAGHTNFTVNKVDRVQKGEYSEFGGAVDSKPKTIKDNEERLIIEVTIENIGKDSMQYNFLGLDLKDKKNQSVRPVFSIEEKGRILMAGTLTSGKKVTGVLSYVIPKGEQKHYTLVYNPFLADTNSSNTEERVKDNIDYLVKLD, encoded by the coding sequence ATGAAAAAAGTCTTATTGCTATTGTTTGTCTTGACGATCGGGTTTGCGCTTTCCGCGTGCAGCCAATCAAGCGATGCATCAGAGAAGGAAAAACCGAAAGAAAAAAAATCGCAAGAAGAGCTTGAAAAGGAACTTGATAAGGAACTGAAAAAAGGCGGTGAGCCGAAGATCAAAAAAGATGATCAAATACATAAAATAGGAGAAACGTTTAAAGCAGGACATACGAATTTTACAGTGAATAAAGTTGATAGAGTGCAAAAAGGTGAATATTCCGAATTTGGAGGAGCTGTAGACTCGAAGCCAAAAACAATAAAAGATAATGAGGAACGGCTCATTATAGAAGTTACGATAGAAAACATAGGGAAAGATTCAATGCAATACAATTTTCTCGGATTAGACTTAAAAGACAAGAAAAATCAATCAGTCCGGCCAGTTTTTTCAATAGAAGAGAAGGGCAGGATTCTTATGGCAGGAACACTGACATCAGGGAAAAAGGTTACAGGTGTACTCAGTTATGTCATCCCTAAAGGAGAACAGAAACATTACACACTGGTATATAATCCGTTTTTAGCTGATACAAATAGCAGTAATACTGAAGAGAGAGTAAAGGACAATATTGATTACTTGGTGAAATTAGATTAG
- a CDS encoding NUDIX hydrolase, producing MSDKVQTKWLERAQRIQAVAQAGLAFSKDVYDRERYEELMRLSQEMMADYSQTDIELITDLWNGESGYPTPKADVRGAVFRENQILLVREKHDELWSLPGGFCEIGLSPAENAVKEIKEESGYDTEPSRLLAVLDSQKHPHPPQPYHYYKIFIECSITGDQGEIGIETNHAAFFSEDRLPPLSPKRNTPSQLSMLFDFRRHPDKKTIFD from the coding sequence ATGAGTGACAAAGTGCAAACCAAATGGCTGGAACGGGCGCAGCGGATTCAGGCAGTTGCGCAGGCGGGGCTCGCTTTTTCCAAGGATGTGTATGATAGGGAAAGGTACGAGGAGCTGATGAGGCTGAGCCAAGAGATGATGGCGGATTACTCGCAGACAGACATTGAACTTATCACTGATTTATGGAATGGGGAGAGCGGCTATCCGACACCGAAAGCGGATGTTCGCGGCGCGGTATTTCGAGAGAATCAGATTTTGCTTGTTCGGGAGAAGCATGATGAGCTGTGGTCGCTCCCGGGCGGATTTTGCGAGATTGGTTTATCACCGGCTGAAAATGCGGTCAAGGAAATCAAAGAAGAGTCGGGGTACGATACAGAACCGTCTCGATTGCTGGCCGTGCTGGACAGCCAAAAGCACCCTCATCCGCCTCAGCCTTACCATTACTATAAGATCTTCATTGAATGCAGCATAACAGGCGATCAGGGGGAAATAGGAATTGAGACGAATCACGCCGCTTTTTTTTCGGAAGACAGGCTCCCGCCGCTTTCTCCAAAACGAAACACACCATCCCAGCTCAGCATGCTGTTTGACTTTCGGCGCCATCCGGACAAGAAAACGATATTTGACTAA